Proteins from a genomic interval of Harpia harpyja isolate bHarHar1 chromosome 9, bHarHar1 primary haplotype, whole genome shotgun sequence:
- the COMT gene encoding catechol O-methyltransferase isoform X1, producing the protein MLESSSVLLFIVFILLFVLLVFVVLIRKNGTAALIWNEIIREKITNFIMNQSKEQRILNFVLQNAVRGDPCSVLDTIDKYCSQKEWAMNVGDEKGLILDKTVEEVNPSAALELGTYCGYSAVRIARLLKAGAYLLTVEFNPEFAAIAKQMIEFAGVQDKVKLLEGPSEEIIPQLKKKYEVDTLDFVFLDHWKDRYTPDTVLLQECNLLRKGSVLLADNIIFPGAPEFLNYIRNNPHFQCTNYPSHLEYMKVGDAMEKAVFLG; encoded by the exons atGCTGGAGAGCTCTTCAGTCCTTTTGTTCATTGTCTTCATCCTGCTTTTCGTTTTGCTGGTCTTTGTGGTGCTCATCAGGAAAAACGGCACTGCAGCCCTTATCTGGAATGAAATAATCCGGGAGAAAATAACCAATTTCATCATGAATCAGAGCAAAGAGCAGAGGATTTTAAATTTCGTGCTGCAGAATGCAGTCCGAGGAGACCCCTGTAGTGTGCTGGACACTATAGATAAGTACTGCTCCCAGAAAGAGTGGGCCATGAATGTGGGCGATGAGAAAG GTTTAATTCTAGACAAGACAGTGGAAGAGGTCAACCCATCAGCTGCACTTGAGCTGGGAACATACTGTGGCTACTCAGCAGTTAGGATTGCTCGGCTACTGAAGGCAGGAGCTTATCTTCTCACTGTGGAGTTCAACCCAGAATTTGCTGCTATAGCTAAACAGATGATTGAGTTTGCTGGAGTACAAGATAAG GTAAAACTCCTAGAAGGCCCTTCAGAGGAAATAATCccccagctgaagaaaaaatatgaagtggATACTCTGGATTTTGTCTTTCTGGACCACTGGAAAGACAGGTACACACCAGACACCGTCCTACTTCAG GAATGCAACTTGCTGAGGAAGGGCTCGGTTCTTCTGGCTGACAATATCATCTTCCCAGGAGCTCCAGAATTCCTTAACTATATCCGCAACAACCCCCATTTCCAATGCACTAACTACCCATCTCATCTGGAATATATGAAAGTGGGGGATGCTATGGAAAAGGCTGTATTTTTGGGATAA
- the COMT gene encoding catechol O-methyltransferase isoform X2: MRSLHEMLESSSVLLFIVFILLFVLLVFVVLIRKNGTAALIWNEIIREKITNFIMNQSKEQRILNFVLQNAVRGDPCSVLDTIDKYCSQKEWAMNVGDEKGLILDKTVEEVNPSAALELGTYCGYSAVRIARLLKAGAYLLTVEFNPEFAAIAKQMIEFAGVQDKVKLLEGPSEEIIPQLKKKYEVDTLDFVFLDHWKDRYTPDTVLLQECNLLRKGSVLLADNIIFPGAPEFLNYIRNNPHFQCTNYPSHLEYMKVGDAMEKAVFLG, from the exons atGCTGGAGAGCTCTTCAGTCCTTTTGTTCATTGTCTTCATCCTGCTTTTCGTTTTGCTGGTCTTTGTGGTGCTCATCAGGAAAAACGGCACTGCAGCCCTTATCTGGAATGAAATAATCCGGGAGAAAATAACCAATTTCATCATGAATCAGAGCAAAGAGCAGAGGATTTTAAATTTCGTGCTGCAGAATGCAGTCCGAGGAGACCCCTGTAGTGTGCTGGACACTATAGATAAGTACTGCTCCCAGAAAGAGTGGGCCATGAATGTGGGCGATGAGAAAG GTTTAATTCTAGACAAGACAGTGGAAGAGGTCAACCCATCAGCTGCACTTGAGCTGGGAACATACTGTGGCTACTCAGCAGTTAGGATTGCTCGGCTACTGAAGGCAGGAGCTTATCTTCTCACTGTGGAGTTCAACCCAGAATTTGCTGCTATAGCTAAACAGATGATTGAGTTTGCTGGAGTACAAGATAAG GTAAAACTCCTAGAAGGCCCTTCAGAGGAAATAATCccccagctgaagaaaaaatatgaagtggATACTCTGGATTTTGTCTTTCTGGACCACTGGAAAGACAGGTACACACCAGACACCGTCCTACTTCAG GAATGCAACTTGCTGAGGAAGGGCTCGGTTCTTCTGGCTGACAATATCATCTTCCCAGGAGCTCCAGAATTCCTTAACTATATCCGCAACAACCCCCATTTCCAATGCACTAACTACCCATCTCATCTGGAATATATGAAAGTGGGGGATGCTATGGAAAAGGCTGTATTTTTGGGATAA